In Ailuropoda melanoleuca isolate Jingjing chromosome X, ASM200744v2, whole genome shotgun sequence, a single genomic region encodes these proteins:
- the LOC100479863 gene encoding melanoma-associated antigen B10-like gives MPRGQKSKLRAREKRRQARSEAQGVQDAQATAAAEEQPPTSPFPPFGGAKSQDEERPSTSQAQPSTDHYRRTPLDEKAILLVQFLLRKYNMREPLTKEDMMKYVIKKHKEHFHEILRKASELMVLGFGIDLKEVNPTRHCYALVSKFQCTCDDDRLRGEEIMPKTGLLMTILCVIFMKGNHATEEDIWEVLNVMGIYAERKHFIYGDPKMFITQDLVRERYLQYQQVANSDPPRCEFLWGPRAHAETSKMKVLEFLAKIHDTVRSAFPSWYEEALREEEEQARDRFAALLHTGALASVRPRANFGSFSHM, from the exons ATGCCTCGGGGGCAGAAGAGTAAGCTTCGTGCCCGTGAGAAACGCCGTCAGGCCCGGAGTGAGGCTCAGGGTGTCCAGGATGCTCAGGCCACTGCAGCAGCTGAAGAACAAccccccacttctccctttcctccttttggTG GTGCCAAGAGCCAAGATGAGGAAAGACCAAGCACCTCTCAGGCACAGCCAAGCACTGATCATTACCGCAGAACCCCTCTAGATGAGAAGGCAATTCTATTGGTGCAATTCCTGCTGCGCAAGTATAACATGAGGGAGCCCTTAACAAAGGAAGACATGATGAAGTACGTCATCAAAAAGCACAAGGAGCATTTCCATGAGATCCTCAGGAAAGCCTCTGAGCTAATGGTGCTGGGCTTTGGCATTGATCTGAAGGAAGTCAACCCTACTAGGCACTGCTATGCCCTTGTCAGCAAATTTCAGTGCACCTGTGATGATGACAGGCTGAGAGGTGAAGAGATCATGCCCAAGACAGGCCTCTTGATGACTATCCTCTGTGTGATCTTCATGAAGGGCAACCATGCCACTGAAGAGGATATCTGGGAAGTACTCAATGTGATGGGGATATATGCTGAAAGGAAGCACTTCATCTATGGGGATCCCAAGATGTTCATCACCCAAGATTTGGTGCGGGAAAGGTACCTGCAGTACCAGCAGGTGGCCAACAGTGATCCTCCACGCTGTGAGTTCCTGTGGGGCCCGAGAGCCCATGCTGAGACCAGCAAGATGAAAGTCCTTGAGTTCCTGGCCAAGATCCATGATACGGTCCGTAGTGCCTTCCCATCCTGGTATGAAGAGGCTTTGCGAGAAGAGGAAGAGCAAGCCCGAGACAGATTTGCAGCTCTGCTTCATACTGGTGCCCTGGCCAGCGTGCGCCCCAGGGCCAATTTTGGCAGCTTCTCCCACATGTAG